A window of the Streptomyces sp. JB150 genome harbors these coding sequences:
- a CDS encoding winged helix-turn-helix domain-containing protein, with protein sequence MAVGARLASEPDLAAQYGVGINTLRRAIRELRERGVVDTVPAKGTFVIAVPEPEGDASHGDE encoded by the coding sequence ATCGCAGTAGGCGCCCGCCTGGCGTCGGAGCCCGATCTCGCAGCCCAGTACGGCGTCGGCATCAACACCCTGCGTCGCGCCATCCGGGAACTCAGGGAACGCGGCGTCGTGGACACCGTCCCCGCGAAGGGAACCTTCGTGATCGCCGTCCCCGAGCCGGAGGGAGACGCCTCCCACGGCGACGAATAA